Proteins co-encoded in one Candidatus Omnitrophota bacterium genomic window:
- the hypD gene encoding hydrogenase formation protein HypD: protein MKFVDEYRNKENVQRVARAIKEVTKHPWTIMEICGGQTHSIIRFGLDELLPKKISLVHGPGCPVCVTPLESINRAIAIASKEGVIFCSFGDMLRVPGSKKDLLSVKAEGGDVRIVYSPMDALEIAKRNPNKKVVFFAVGFETTAPGNAMAAYKAKAQNINNFSLLVSHVLVPPAIEAILSSKQNKVQGFLAAGHVCTVMGYQEYEPLAKKYKTPIVVTGFEPLDILQGVHMCVKQLEESRYEVENQYSRSVHRQGNSKAIEIIKQVFEVSSRKWRGIGVIPQSGLVLRKSFSQFDAEKIFDLEDIKTSEPKECISALVLRGIKKPHECSAFGKSCRPDHPLGAPMVSSEGACAAYYRYKRR from the coding sequence ATGAAATTTGTAGATGAGTATCGAAATAAAGAAAATGTTCAAAGGGTTGCTCGAGCGATTAAAGAGGTAACAAAGCATCCGTGGACAATTATGGAGATTTGCGGTGGGCAAACGCATTCTATTATTCGCTTTGGTCTTGATGAACTCCTTCCGAAAAAAATCAGTCTTGTGCATGGACCAGGATGCCCTGTTTGTGTGACGCCTTTAGAATCGATTAATCGAGCTATTGCGATTGCATCTAAAGAGGGTGTTATTTTTTGTTCTTTTGGAGACATGTTAAGAGTCCCGGGAAGCAAGAAAGATTTGCTTAGCGTCAAGGCTGAGGGAGGTGATGTTCGCATTGTTTATTCACCGATGGACGCACTTGAAATTGCTAAAAGAAATCCTAACAAGAAGGTTGTTTTTTTTGCTGTTGGATTTGAAACAACGGCTCCAGGCAATGCTATGGCGGCGTACAAAGCCAAAGCGCAAAATATCAACAATTTTTCTCTTTTAGTTTCTCATGTTTTAGTTCCACCAGCTATTGAAGCAATTTTATCATCCAAACAAAACAAGGTTCAGGGTTTTTTGGCAGCAGGACACGTGTGTACTGTTATGGGATATCAAGAGTATGAGCCTTTGGCAAAGAAATATAAAACGCCGATTGTGGTTACTGGTTTTGAGCCGCTCGATATTTTACAAGGCGTTCATATGTGCGTTAAGCAGTTAGAGGAAAGCCGATATGAAGTCGAGAATCAATATTCTCGCTCTGTGCATAGGCAAGGAAATAGTAAAGCGATTGAAATTATTAAACAAGTCTTTGAAGTTTCTTCAAGAAAATGGAGAGGCATTGGCGTTATTCCTCAAAGCGGGCTTGTTTTAAGAAAAAGCTTTTCTCAGTTTGATGCCGAGAAAATATTTGATCTAGAAGATATTAAAACGAGCGAACCTAAGGAATGTATTAGTGCTCTTGTTTTGAGGGGAATAAAAAAACCGCACGAATGTTCTGCTTTTGGTAAGAGCTGTCGACCAGATCATCCTTTAGGCGCACCGATGGTTTCGTCCGAAGGAGCGTGTGCAGCGTATTATCGGTATAAAAGACGATGA
- the hypE gene encoding hydrogenase expression/formation protein HypE yields the protein MTKKKEYNLPSCPILISDYPRVLLAHGSGGTLTNQLIDKMFRSVFNNDHLNQSHDGAVVQIPKKKIAMTTDSYVIDPIFFPGGDIGSLAVHGTVNDLSMCGARPIFLTVGFILEEGLPMEDLWRVVQSMQKAAKESNVQIISGDTKVVDKGKADRIFVNTSGVGVVEHNQTICPSSIKDGDCIILSGDIARHGMAIMAVREGLSFENKIKSDSASLSGLVLKLIESKATIHCMRDLTRGGLATALVEIAKTSNMSIEIDEQSIPVREDVRGVCEILGIDPLYVANEGRFICFVPESQAKKVLATIKMSPLGRQASIIGYVSKEKRAMVTAKNQIGTTRIVDMLSSEQLPRIC from the coding sequence ATGACAAAGAAAAAAGAATATAATTTACCAAGTTGTCCAATCTTGATTTCGGATTATCCTCGTGTTTTACTTGCGCATGGATCCGGAGGGACGCTGACTAATCAGCTGATTGATAAGATGTTTCGTTCTGTTTTTAACAATGATCATCTTAACCAATCTCATGACGGCGCTGTTGTACAAATTCCAAAAAAGAAAATCGCCATGACAACCGACTCATATGTGATTGATCCGATATTTTTTCCAGGAGGCGATATTGGATCTTTGGCTGTTCATGGAACGGTTAACGATTTATCGATGTGTGGAGCGCGACCGATTTTTTTAACAGTTGGCTTTATTTTAGAAGAAGGTTTGCCAATGGAAGATCTTTGGCGCGTTGTTCAGTCTATGCAAAAAGCAGCCAAAGAGTCTAACGTGCAAATTATTTCTGGAGACACTAAAGTTGTCGACAAGGGAAAAGCAGACCGAATCTTTGTCAATACATCTGGCGTAGGAGTTGTTGAGCATAATCAGACTATTTGTCCAAGTTCGATTAAAGATGGAGATTGCATTATTCTGAGTGGAGACATTGCTCGCCATGGCATGGCGATTATGGCTGTGCGTGAGGGTTTAAGTTTTGAAAATAAGATCAAAAGTGATTCGGCATCTTTGTCAGGTTTAGTATTGAAGCTTATCGAATCAAAGGCTACAATACATTGTATGCGTGATTTGACGCGTGGCGGACTTGCAACGGCACTCGTTGAGATTGCAAAAACATCTAACATGTCTATTGAGATTGATGAGCAAAGTATTCCTGTGAGAGAAGATGTTCGAGGTGTTTGTGAAATTTTGGGAATAGATCCTTTGTATGTAGCAAACGAAGGGCGATTTATTTGCTTTGTTCCTGAAAGTCAAGCCAAGAAAGTTTTAGCTACGATTAAGATGAGCCCTCTTGGGCGCCAAGCTTCTATTATTGGATATGTTTCAAAAGAAAAGAGAGCAATGGTAACGGCTAAGAATCAAATTGGGACGACACGTATTGTGGACATGCTTTCATCAGAACAACTGCCCCGGATTTGTTGA
- a CDS encoding HypC/HybG/HupF family hydrogenase formation chaperone has translation MCLAVPGKIISIEGKDPLEKTGKIDFSGIQKEVNLAYVPEAKIGDYVIVHAGFAISQVDEEEAKKTLEYMSEIDKLYEGSPDSLR, from the coding sequence ATGTGCTTAGCTGTTCCTGGAAAAATTATTAGCATAGAAGGCAAGGATCCTTTAGAAAAGACAGGAAAGATTGATTTTTCTGGTATTCAAAAAGAGGTTAATTTGGCTTATGTGCCAGAGGCGAAAATTGGAGATTATGTTATTGTTCATGCTGGTTTTGCGATCAGCCAAGTGGACGAAGAGGAAGCTAAGAAAACATTAGAGTATATGAGCGAGATTGATAAACTCTATGAAGGAAGTCCTGATTCGTTGCGCTAG
- a CDS encoding cold-shock protein, producing the protein MTKGKIKWFNAKKGYGFIAAESGEDVFVHFSEIQQEEGYKTLDEGQDVEFDLEKDDKGLKAKRVKAL; encoded by the coding sequence ATGACAAAAGGTAAAATAAAATGGTTTAACGCCAAAAAAGGGTATGGTTTTATTGCCGCTGAGTCTGGCGAAGATGTGTTTGTGCATTTCAGTGAGATTCAACAGGAAGAAGGCTACAAAACATTAGATGAAGGACAAGACGTCGAGTTTGATTTAGAAAAAGACGACAAGGGCCTTAAAGCCAAGAGGGTTAAAGCGCTTTAA
- a CDS encoding redox-sensing transcriptional repressor Rex, with translation MNATKQCVARLYRYRDALYRLKSLGSTKVFSSHLASAVGSNSSQVRKDFSIFSISGNKRGGYVIDCLIDQLNALLGKNKTQDVVIVGAGHIGRALMHYDGFAKEGIRIVAAFDIDPLKYGQETLVPIFPLDQLSSFIKKKKIKIGIIAVPYFAAQQVVDSMILAGIEGVLNFAPISLKVPDNFIVNNVNVRLELEVVNYFVDLQRKKK, from the coding sequence ATGAATGCGACTAAGCAATGCGTTGCAAGATTGTATCGATATAGAGATGCTCTTTATAGACTTAAAAGCCTAGGCTCTACAAAAGTTTTTTCAAGTCATTTGGCTAGTGCCGTTGGGTCAAACTCTTCTCAAGTTCGAAAAGATTTTTCTATCTTTAGTATTTCTGGAAACAAAAGAGGCGGATATGTCATCGATTGTCTTATCGATCAGCTAAATGCTCTTTTGGGAAAGAATAAAACCCAGGACGTTGTTATCGTTGGAGCAGGACATATTGGGCGAGCTTTGATGCATTATGATGGTTTTGCAAAAGAAGGAATTCGCATCGTAGCGGCTTTTGATATCGATCCTTTGAAATATGGACAAGAGACCTTGGTTCCTATTTTTCCGTTAGATCAGTTATCTTCTTTTATTAAGAAGAAAAAAATAAAGATCGGCATTATAGCTGTTCCTTATTTTGCAGCTCAACAGGTTGTTGATTCTATGATTTTAGCTGGCATAGAGGGTGTTTTGAATTTTGCTCCGATTAGCTTAAAAGTTCCGGATAATTTTATTGTTAACAATGTTAATGTTAGATTAGAATTAGAAGTTGTTAACTATTTTGTTGATTTGCAAAGAAAGAAAAAATGA